GCCTTGGAAGTTCTGTTTAgcaactttttaaatttgaaaattcattgCACGACACCCCACTACAGGACTTTTCTGTATCCTTTTCTTCCCAACATAGATTACCTTTTTCGTACTATTGATTACAGATACGGATTGTTGAATCTGGGAAGAAGTATATTTGACTTATCATTCTATATATCCTCTCTCTCCATGTGTATAATATCCTCTCTCTAGTCTCTCTCCATTGTTGGAGTGCTCGTTTGACATTTCATAAGAAGTTCAGTGTCTTTTTCCATcgtttaaattataaaaagaaacaaagaaattaatttctGACTCCCTCATGCATTGACTGCGCACTAAAATCTTACAGTGTTCTCTGTCTTTAGCTTCGGTGCTGGAATCTAAAAGTTCTCCAGCTTTCCTTGAGGAATCAGAAATCATAAAGGCAAGTTCTTGCATTTCATTTACTAATGCCTGAATTCACGAAACCACTTTAGTGGAAAATCACTGCCTTGAGCTGTATGCAAATAGATTAAGCTTTGAAAATGTGGCGTTTTCTCGATACTTGGAACTTGAATTGGATATTGCTATGCAGAGTAAAGCCGAAGAGGTTGAACCAAATCTAGATGGACGTTCCTTATATCTTGTTGGTCGGTAAACACATCAGATACCtgacaaaaatatttcagCTTGTTTAGTTCATTTGCATTTGCatttcaattgaatttttttctatgttaCAGGAATGATGGGATCTGGGAAAACAACGGTGGGCAAGGTTTTGTCAGAAGCCCTTCGATATTCCTTTCTTGATTGGTTAGCTCCTCTTATCAGTTCCAAAATGAAAGGACACAGACACACAAACAGACACAAACATAGGAAACAATCATTTGTTGTCTTTTTCGGCAATCCTTACTGCAAATCTTGCCATACTTAATTCTGAACTTCAGTATTATTACTGTTTCAGTGATGCACTGATAGAGGATGCTGTTGGTGGAAGTACTGTGGCCGATATATTCAAGATACACGGGGAGAGCTTCTTTAGAGATAATGAGGTTAGCCAGCACTAAACCATTACTTTTTCCTATTATAAATTGGGTTGTTTCCAGGTCCTCATACAATAAAAAACTCGAGATTTTGTTTATTGTGTTCTTTCAACACTTTATAATGCATCTATACATTTCCCTGAGAATGCTCTCTCGTCTTGTGAATACACACATACAAACACACAAGTTAAGGGCTAAATCTTGTCCATTCTCACTAACTAAtggttaaaattttgatttttagacTGAAGTGCTGAAGAAGTTGTCTTCGATGCATCAATTAGTTGTTTCAACAGGCGGAGGTGCAGTTGTACGCCCAGTCAATTGGTAATAATACGTGAAGCTctagactttttttttattcttgaatATGGTGTTAAATAGTCTTTGCTTCTTCATGCTAGGAGACACATGAGAAAGGGTATTAGCATTTGGCTGGACGTGCCTTTGGAAGCCTTAGCTCGAAGAATTGTAGCTGTTGGAACTGGTTCTCGTCCCCTGTTGAATCATGGAGATGGAGATCCTTACACTAAGGTAGGGTATCACTTTTGTCGATATCATAGAAAAGGGTCAATAACTGAAACGTGTCACAATCCACTCATGATTTCGTGTAGACCATGAAGCGACTATCTACCCTTTTCGAACAGAGGGGTGAAGCGTATGCCAATGCTGACGTGAGAGTCTCTCTTGAAAGTAAGCTCTCATGCCACACAGTTCTCGTTTGATATTTCATGTTCCATGAAATGTGCCAGATTTTTGACAACGTATGTGTTCTAAACAGACATGGCGGCCAAACTTGGATATGAAGATGTAACCGACATTTCTCCAACTGCAATTGCCATTGAGGTCTGCCCCACTTCTTCCTCTACTATATTTGCCCCGTCTTTATCTTGCTTGTTTGCTTAATGTGGCTAATATGAAGCGATGCTCGTTTACAGGCGCTTATACAAATCGAGCATTTCTTGACGGAATAATTGAGAAGTCATCGTGTTTGAATGTTGTTGTATATTATTATGTGAGGCAAATGTTGTGTCGATTTTTCAGCTGCTAGACATGGCATGAATAAATGGGGGAGACCTTTGGGCTCCATCAAGTAGAGTTTGGCTCATGTTTGTTGTAGTGAATTTTAACTTGATATTGTTTCCCTTTGTAATTGTTATCAACTtgtattttcattaaattttgcaGAATTCTGATCTCAAATGTCAGTAAATTTCATGCAAATACAGCGTTAAAATAACTATTCGCAGAATATGAGCAATAACTAGAATTCATTCTCTTTTCCAATTTATACATCAAGAAACATGCTGGTGTGAAATACCATAataaacacaacaaaaattggaaactttttttttcatatgtttAGCTTTGGTTCTTAGTCACTAACCTGCATCAAATCATACAAAACATCGGTACGGTAAGGTAACAAAgaacttcaacacaaaaataacgAGGAAAGGGGAAAATGGGATacgaaaaattatactccatctgtcctatagaaatatgtcatattttatttttcgtcCGTCTCATAGAAATACTTCATATCCATTTGTAGCAAtctttttctccatctcttatttgcttttactttattatttatggccCCACTCTCCACTATATAATTtcgattattttttattttttctctcttactttaccaattatgcattaaaaatgtGTCAATCGTATGAATCATTTTCTCTGTCAACCCTAAATGGCATATTTATAGGGTCACTACTTTCCTATCAATCTTGGAGatgcaaaataactaataggtttaattaattgaattaatacaAAAACATGTATGTTGGATCCAGAAGCTCTgctttttctccatatttgacCAAATCCAAACGGTCTATTGCTTTGTTTATTACCGCTTTAGTTAGTCTTTTTAGAATTAGAAAAAACATCATTCTGTTATCTAGATGGCGAACAATTACTAATTTGAGGTATTCAATGCTAATTAGTCCCtatggatacgatactctagCTTGCTTTAACTACGATAGCTTTGTACACTTACGAAATTTTGTTTGCACAAATTTAAGCGAGTCAAGTAGCAACAATCAAATGACAAAGGTTGTGATCCTAACGCCCGGCAACTGCATGATCAATAAGTAAACTCTAATATGTCGATAAATAAGGAATTGAATGGAATATCCTACCACAACCAAGTAGTGCATTTATACCATAGTatgaaatttcataattaagtaCAGTGACTTCAGTATACCCGTGATAGGTCAATATCAATCAACACCTATCAATGTGGGTCCTGGTATATATCTACCATCGCTTCATATAATGTTATTGTTCTTCAATTTAGTTCTCCATATGTAACTATCAAAATCTCTTATATCGATTCCTTTGACCCTCTTTTATTTTCGTGCGATTTTccaatatattagtataataaagTACGCCTAATCATAATCTGaactataaatttgaatttaaaaaaattaaatccaaatcCATTCATAATTGAAAAATCTAAAATCCTTGTAACCAACTATCAAttgaatagaaaaatatggaaaaaattccataatttaaataaaataattgaactactatacaaattccataaattaaattagcaatattcaaaaaatattacttgaatataattttttattaataatttttattttcagttttacaAACTAGCTAGTCCCactgtccctaaaaatttatcacctaTTGACCCCACACGagtttaaataaatgtaatagaaagtgagttaaaaagttagtagaatgtgggtaCAACTCttatattatattagttttataataaaatgtgggtgagaatgagttagtagaatttgaggtctactataaaaaatggtaaaagtgaaatatgacaaatttttgCAATGGatgaaatggaaatatgtgataaatttttagggacgaagggagtaaataTTAGCATAGcaaaattcttattttgatgaaaaattattcataCACATGCACATGAAAACTGGGTTGCTAACTCGACTAAGTTGATCTTGGATACTAACAGAGACGAAGCCAGAAATTTTACACTGGGGGGCCCAAAACACTATTATTAACTGGTAGATATTTTTCAGTCGGCATCAATATAGCCGAAAGCAGCTGCGACTTACAGTGCACGAGTAGGCAATAGATTAAGATGGCTATGAGAGGGAAAGAATTAGAGATAAAGTAGTAGAAAACAGTGATATGTATGTGTACTATCGTTAAAAGcaacataaatatcaaaatagcatataatgtaattaaaaagCGGTTGTGACACCTTCAAAATTGCTATTAATaaactactagtactatataattctccctccgtccatatAAAATGGTCCCTCTTTGTGGAAGACATGagtttaatgagaaattggtaaagtcaGAGAAAGGAgataaaaaatcatcaaagtaagagagaggagagaaaaaatcgataaagtaagagagtgaaagagaaaaaagtaagggatagaagagaaaaaagtggataaccctttttgaaatgaaattattttttagaaacaacctaaatgacaaaatgaaactattttttggaGACGCagtgagtatatttttttcacatatcTATAATTAACACATAAAGAATTCTATTAATGAATTAgtattgtttaaaataaaatttactgatttttttataaaataattacttgagTATCATACAAATGTTATACTCCTATAgatattcattaaaataataaaagaaatgaaagtACAACAAACAGTGACtaacattaaattaatcaagttAGGTACCaattatttgatataattGTCTTATGAACATAATCCAAATTTAGAAATGGAAATATAATTAGTACTAATATGTAAATGAGAAGTCTTTTGGCTGGCAAAGTATGTGAAAAGTGTGGGGtagttaaaatatttgaattgtgCCAAAGGAAAGAACACGCAAAAAATACCGACTTGTGCCTTTTGTGGGATTCAAACACTGAACAACAGAGAGAGACCGCAAGCCAAACCAACTACGCTAAGGTCCAATCATGCTAATGgtatcaatttattatatatataggtaaaATTTGAATAGCTGGGGGGCCCAGTGGCCCCCCAAGCCCCAATGTGGCTTCGTCCCTGGATACTAAGGTCGTTGCTGGTTAGATCTACGAACAACTTCATCGCTACAACAAACATTGTCAATGAGTAagttttgagagagaaaagctCACATGACGTCCAAAGTCTTCTTAAAAAGAGACTACTAAAAATATCCGCAATGTAGCACGCATATTGTAGAAGGTCGTAGCTGTTGCAAATATATAAACCTATCCTTCCTATAGTTGAATCAGATTTGTTTTGCACCTCCTCGAATAACCGAGTGCAATGATGCAGTTCCAGCACATTGACGATAATGCCGAAACACTAAAAAGTTGGTTGTTAGGAAATTTACAAGAAATTCGCACGGGGCTTGCAAAATTGACCGAAGAATTGTGGGACACCAAGTTCCAAGCTTGCATTCTCAAGAACATCCACATTGTTGGTCTTTGTCCGTTGTGACTTTGATGGATATTTCGATTGCACCAATCAACATTGCAGATGATGAGGCTAACCAACTATAGGCTAGTGTTGTAAAGCTCATTGTGAAAACACAAGACAGAAACAAGGAGTCGAAAAGTATATTCCATTCACATTCTTATAATTAAGAAACTCAGGAATATACTTTGTGTTAACTTACTCTCTTTACTAAAGTAATAATAACAAGTTAGTTTCTGAccacttattattattacctatatacattaatttatttacaatttataccaaTATAGTTCACCATTACAATTCATtgaacactaataataatgtgagtACACTATCCataatactatttttaattattattcttctCCCCTTCTTATCATTTTAAATGCAGATATCTTTTTAGGacaatggagtataatttaaaatcataataaagcCAACCATTTTCTTTACATATTTCTCCACCAATTGGATCGACTAATCGTTCAACAACAATATATATCAACTCTGTAACACCCTTTACTCATATTATTAAAACTGAATAAGTAGTGTTTGCGAAACATATATCAACTCTGTAACTTTGCACATATATCAACTCTATAACTTGAAATTCGCGCAATGTTAACGAAACCATCTGAGGAATCATCGGACATtgtttaaaaggaaaaatcataattttgttatttttcagacttcttataaattatttcgtgattttgttttattttcttttgagcCTCTAGGATTTCCAAATCACCTATAAACAgtggatattttttttcaataagtGGAACATTGTTAATATTAAGAAACTAAGATTTTTGTGTTTGCCATATCTATTATGTCATTCTTGTGACACTTTTGCATTATCAAAGTTGTTATGTATTGTATAATTATTCTAGTCTTCATAGAATCCAAAGATTTCATGAAATGATTTACATAACATACACATGAAAACAAGGCTACTAAGTTGCCTATGTTTATCTTGGGTGCTAAGATCATTATTGGTTAGATCTACGAGCAACTCCATTGCCACAACTAATATTGTCAACGATCGAGCGAGTGTTGTGAGAGAAAAACTTACATGGCGTCAAAAGTTATTTTCGCAAGACACCATTGAATATATTAGCAACGATAGCAAGAATGCAAAAGTTTCTTTGCACCTCCTTGAATAAACGGGAGCAGTACTGATGCGTCCCAGCACATGATGCCGACGACGCCGAAAACATTGGCTGTTTTGGAATGATTTGAAATTGGCATAGTACTTATAAAACATACTAAGGTgcgaaactatcattttattattctttggaattttaaaaaattccaaaatatttttttttatttcatcttaAGTCTCGAGGTCTGTAAACCACTTATAAACATTGTAATgcatcatttttcattttgtcttaatcataatttatatatttactatTCAAGAAACTATAGTTTCTGTGTTTTCCATATCAGTTCAGTCATTCTTATTTCACGTTTGCCTCAATAAAGTGGTCATGTTTTGTAGTACAATTTCTCTATCCTCCATGAATCCCTAGGATTTCATGAAATGATTTATATACATGCACATGCAAATTGGGCTTCTAGCCCGGTTATGTAGATCTATGTTtgtttatactccctccatcctaaTATATTAAACCCACATCTTTTGAGCACAGGAATATAGGAGGTGGTGTTTCGTGGTGTGGAGTTGatagtaaagtaaatttttaccataaatagaaatgactcaaatatgttaggacatcccaaaatgataTACGAATCTAATATCttaggacagagggagtatattttttccgTCTTATTATGTGATGCGTAACTTTTTTGGGacgtcacatttttttatgacaaaaaaataatattttatatttctattacTCTATTATTTCTCCTACCTTCTATCTCTATATTACTTACTCCTATTTTAGTCTCTGTTCATTTAATCACTAAACACACTTACCTAAAAATTTGTGCCCAAAataaatgggacggagggattacacgaatgaaaattaaatttttagttaatgtgataaatatgaatttgatagAAGTGATGTAAATTACGCCAACGGTACAGCAAACTGGCGCCAAGGCTTATCTGTTAGTATAACTGGATTTGATTTGAGTGatacagagagagagagagagcagcAGCCATGTCCCATTCTCTCTCATCCTTCGCAATCTCTCTCTACAAATTCAATCCGGAATCGCTGTCCAGATCCGGTCGATTTCTATTCCGAGCTTCCTCCTCAACTGCTCCTGGCATCGATTTTTCCTCTCTCGAATCCGCCATTGCTAAGGTTCCTTTCCTTTTCCTTCTCTGTTGCCTTTTGATAACACACACTGATTCCAATTTGTGTATGGGCTGGTTGATTGCTGGAATCTCCAATTTCAAATTCTTTGATTTCTCGAAAAGCATTTTGCCTTTACGTCTAGGTTTAAGTGCCAAGCGTTTACACACATTACTCGAATTCAAACTTAGTAGATtgaaattagtagtaattgaaAGTTGATGATAGGTTAGTAGAAAGGTAATGGACAAAATTATTGTTTAGGcgatataaaaaatgttaattaaattatgaaatcaaTATCTGTGGATCAATAGTCATATAGAGATTGATTGTACTGGCAGATTTTCGTTTTCAATGATTGAGCAATGTGTTTATGATACTCTTCCTAACATTTACAGAACAACATTGAAAGGCCAAGGTGAAAAATTTCTGTGTGAGTTTATACATGTATGGcttattgaatattttgtaatataatGGTGTGGTTCATGGCAGAAAGATAGTGATGGAGTGAGAGAGGCACTTGATCAGTTGAGGGAAGTCGGTTGGGCCAAAAAATGGAGTTCTCAGCCATATATATCGCGTCGTACAGTGAGTCTCTAACACCAACCTCACTaattggttttgattttcctGCTTAAAAATAGCATAGGGACGAGCAAATTGATGGTCGGACTATTGATGGCATTGTTAATGTTCATATCATGGACAAGAGTTTTACCGGCTTAACATTTTCATTATAGACATCTCTGCGCGAGTTGACAACTTTAGGACTGAAGAATGCAGAAAATCTTGCCATACCTAGCACCAGAAACGACGTAAGTTCAATGGAACTTGTGCCTTGTTCTGTTTTTTGAAGTATAACCATTTAATTGGTTTCTGTCTCAATTATCAAAGCTCGGAATGGACTTTCTACATGTATCTTGAGTTGATTTTGTTCAGTGATGCAGGCGGCTTTTCTCTTTACTGTCGTTGGTACAACTGGATTTTTGGGTATTCTTGCTGGCCAGCTTCCTGGGGTAGCTTCTACTAACCTTCCCATAcaactaatatttttgttcatttttcgTTTGTGTTTCTCGGGTATGGCATGATCTGCTGATCATATGCGTAGGagattaaacattttaatcaTAACTTTGAggtttgttgacatttttggtATGCAACTGACTCACTTGATTCTTAGGATTGGGGCTTCTTTGTGCCATACTTGGTCGGGAGCATTTCTTTGGTAGTTCTTGCGATAGGGAGTATCTCCCCGGGGTAGGTAGTCGAACATCTTGCTATTTCACAAGATTATACAGATCATATTAAACTGTGAAATGAAGAAGCTTTGCGAAAGGTTTTGCCAAGTCTTTACTTTCATCTTCGTCGTGTTTACATAGGCTGCTTCAGGCTGCAATCGGAGGATTTTCTTCGTTCTTCCCAGATTACAAGGAGAGGATTGCTAGACATGAAGCAGCTCATTTCTTAGGTAACAAACATTTTGCTGAATCCAAAAATTCGTAGACACGACACACAAACATACAGAGACATTGACAGCATTCGCATTTATGAGTTCAGCTGTGACTTCATCGATTTAAGACGGGCTTTCGTATGTGCAGTTGCATACTTACTCGGTCTTCCCATCCTCGGGTATTCTCTGGACATCGGGAAAGAGAATGTCAATCTCATCAATGAGAAGCTTGAAAAGCTCATTTACAGTGGACAGCTCGATGCCAAGGAACTAGACAGGTAACCTATTTTCTACATTCCTCTACTCATTTCTGATGTCTTATTTCTCAAACCTATCATGTTTAAAACTTGACAAGAATCTACATTTTGTTCCACTCCTCTTAAGGTTGGCCGTAGTAGCAATGGCCGGACTGGCTGCAGAAGGTCTGCAATACGACAAAGTGGTCGGACAGTCAGCTGATCTTTTCTCCCTGCAGGTTCGACACCAccacacaaaacaaaagataCAAACGAATCACACTACGCCAAAATCTACCTAACGCATTTTCAATGGTctgttttttggtttttgctCCGGCAGAGATTTATAAACAGGACTAAACCACCGCTGAGCCGAGATCAACAGCAAAACCTCACCCGATGGGCGGTAATGTCCCCTCTTCATCGACACTTTATAACATATACGTTATAATTTCCCATTGAATTTCTCTCTTGagtagatttaattatatgaatattGTGCAGGTTTTGTTTGCTGCGTCATTGATAAAAAACAATGGAGCTCTGCATGAAGCTCTGATGGCAGCAATGTCGAAAAACGCAACGGTTATTGAATGCATTGAAGCAATTGAGAAGGCTGGCTGAGTGAATTCAGCCATATATATgcatgagtttttttttatcaaaggCAAAAAATTTGGCTAATGTAAATATCATATGATCCAACTACAGTTTTGTCGGATCACGCGTGTCTGAACTGACCCGACCCGCACCCGGTTTCGTGTATCTTCTGTTTGGTGGTTGAAATGTCGATGGAATCGAATCTTGTTGGAAAATTCTTCATATCTTGCAAATTTGCCGTCCAATTCTTGAAGGTAAGAAGATATGCTGtcaattgattttataaattccgTACAAGGGAATATATCTCTTTCATCGCATATGTCTCTTCACAACCCCAAAGGTCAaggaaatttgtttgagaTGATCTcacacataattttttttttaaaaatagtaacaataaaaaaaaattcatttgcGTTAACATTTCACGAAAATAATGAActactcaaataaaaaaagctaAAACAATTATGAATGTGTTATATAAACTACACATGCAtttgaagtaaaaataaatattggtaTCACAAAACTaatttggaaaatttgaaagagtcatattagtagtataaagtACGTACGCACGGAAATGctatttcttgtttttcgATTTGCCAAGAGTCATATTTGAAAGAATATAATgagagtcatttcattttccgaATTTTCTGTGTTTATTCGAGTATAAATTTCATTGGATGTcaacaaaataagataaaccTTAGCAGCACACTTTTTCGATCtgtttgtttttacttttgtaGTTGCTTCTTAGTATCGAATGATAAGGGATATAAGTatctattaaatttaaatcaaatatatagtagtagtatattcactaaaaaaaacttaaaaaacttAATCTTTAAGAATACAAGAATTAAGACgcaattattttcattgaaatttttttaaattaatatcatatgATGCAAAAAAAGCATCACTAAATTAaagacaaattaatttaatctttttttttttttggacgttTTCATTTGTgtcctctaattttagttgggtCATCAACAATAacgatattttttaaagtattgatgatatatttggaaacacaaattaatatgtttaattgtattaaaaaaagtcCTTAATgggttttttgttttgttgtactccatctgtccctgaaaatttgtcacatatttttttttcgttcgtccctaaaaatttgtcacctatcacttttaccatttttggtagtggaccctacattccactaactcttttacactcacattttattataaaactaatatataaaagtaggacccacatgccactaatttttttaactcactttctatcacgtttcttaaaacccgtgctcgGTCAAATGGTGATGAAttattagggacggagggagtagttaattAATGTATTGTATCCATTGAAAAATTGGCAGTATCAGCTGGTATTGTTCGATATCAAGACGTTTTGATGTTGAGTTCGGATGTTATTGCGGATATTGGATTTGATACTATCAAGTTGTGTTCAATTCAGCTACATatgtattttgtaattaaaggTTTATTCCCCAGTGTGGTGGACTTTTATTTTGGTTAATATGTTCTAGTACACTTGTTGCGTCTATTGTTTTGTTCAGTGATcgcaaaattaaattaaatattatgataatacATGGTTTATGATTTAAAGACTCGTTTTGATTCAATATGagatattataaaaatgtttaaCTTTATGAAAAGATTAGTGGAACgcattctatttttatacagtggagtattaattttataaatagtgatttagtagaatgtgagttCACTATTtgctaaaaattgaaaaaaaaaaatttgtaaattgcagacgtcccaaaatagaaaactaAGTCATTATTTCATGAACAgataaagtaataaattcaTGATATATCACCGCTAAAAAAACTCATGAACGATcccaattaaatatattaatgcaTATAGTTTATTAATGGAATGCAGCATACATAGCATGTACGTTTAAAACCTAGAAACATGAATTATAAGAATTTAATTCTATTCCAAAGCTAATGACATTTTTCACAACTTATTTTTTCCTAATCATAATGCAATTTTGGGACAAGACATAAAAACATTATTCTCAACGAGAGGGTCTTGTTCAATATTAAGGACACGTGTCGTAATCAATAACAAAAGCAGaaaaagtgataaaatattccaaagaataggaaaaaggaaattttatCTCATGTGCTATCTCAAAACAAATCCAACTTTATCATGTAAAGATATCAAAGGGAAAAATCGCAGCATATTTCATGAATTCTCTGGATTGGACATCAACTTTTTAAATCTTTATCTcttcctctatatatatagcacCCTAAGCAACATCAAATGTAGCTCAACTTCAAATCAAACTTCAAATACATTATAAAAGGTGTTATTTTGCAAGAAATGGATACCATTGTTAAGTTGGGAAGTGAAAGTCCAGTGGTGATATTCAGCAAGAGCAATTGCTGCATGTCGCATACGATTGATACGTTGATACGTGGCTACGGGGCGAACCCTAGGGTTTATGAGCTCGACCGGATGGATGAGGgggaaaaaatggaaaaggaaTTGGTGGCATTGGGGTGCAATCCCAGCGTGCCGGCTGTGTTCATAAACAAGGAGTTCGTAGGTGGCTCGAATGAGGTCATGAGCCTCAAAATTAGAGGCAAGCTCAAGCCCTTGCTCATCAAGGCCAATGCTATTTGGGTATAGATGGAAGTAATTAGGGTAAGAGAGTAGTTAATAAAAGAATACATAAGTTAAATTTTGAGCATCTTTATATATCATGTTATAGAGTTAGTGTGTGAGGCCCTTGTCCATTTAACATGAGTAGATATCTGTGTGGTTCATATGTAGACACAAAGATGTATGAAGTGGGTTATTAATAGATCATTTACTATGtctctctttttaatttgtaactaTGGATATATGTGACAACAGCTTTTTGATTGTTATATGATCTTTTATTCACAtgtatgatatttatatactccctcggtcccaagataagtgacctacttcttttgggcaccgggtttaaggaatggtatttaaataagttaaagtggagatagtaaagtatgagagagagaaaagtagaggagagaagagagaataaagtaggtggagaataaagtaagagagatgactttttgctaaaaatggaaataggtcacttatagtgggacaccctaaaaaggaatactagtcacttatcttggaacggagggagtataaccaTACGTTAAATATATCTCATGAGCAGAGTTTAAAGTGCA
The genomic region above belongs to Salvia hispanica cultivar TCC Black 2014 chromosome 3, UniMelb_Shisp_WGS_1.0, whole genome shotgun sequence and contains:
- the LOC125211382 gene encoding shikimate kinase, chloroplastic-like, producing MEARVSSGLQLPNWVSAEKIARKPAGSLQLFRKYGGQRLYHVPVTRCARAKERFHGFVTLKVSCVSENHKASVLESKSSPAFLEESEIIKSKAEEVEPNLDGRSLYLVGMMGSGKTTVGKVLSEALRYSFLDCDALIEDAVGGSTVADIFKIHGESFFRDNETEVLKKLSSMHQLVVSTGGGAVVRPVNWRHMRKGISIWLDVPLEALARRIVAVGTGSRPLLNHGDGDPYTKTMKRLSTLFEQRGEAYANADVRVSLENMAAKLGYEDVTDISPTAIAIEALIQIEHFLTE
- the LOC125212438 gene encoding uncharacterized protein LOC125212438; protein product: MSHSLSSFAISLYKFNPESLSRSGRFLFRASSSTAPGIDFSSLESAIAKKDSDGVREALDQLREVGWAKKWSSQPYISRRTTSLRELTTLGLKNAENLAIPSTRNDAAFLFTVVGTTGFLGILAGQLPGDWGFFVPYLVGSISLVVLAIGSISPGLLQAAIGGFSSFFPDYKERIARHEAAHFLVAYLLGLPILGYSLDIGKENVNLINEKLEKLIYSGQLDAKELDRLAVVAMAGLAAEGLQYDKVVGQSADLFSLQRFINRTKPPLSRDQQQNLTRWAVLFAASLIKNNGALHEALMAAMSKNATVIECIEAIEKAG
- the LOC125216371 gene encoding monothiol glutaredoxin-S1-like — encoded protein: MDTIVKLGSESPVVIFSKSNCCMSHTIDTLIRGYGANPRVYELDRMDEGEKMEKELVALGCNPSVPAVFINKEFVGGSNEVMSLKIRGKLKPLLIKANAIWV